The Candidatus Bathyarchaeia archaeon genome includes the window TCACGGAGAGACCTTTTTCGTTAATGATATATGGTCTCATTTGCTCGTCTATCATGGTCCCCCTCATCTTCTCTATTTCTATGGTCCTAACCCTCCAGCGATCCACTTGCGAAGACCTCAATATTATTACCCCATCGGCCAGATATTCCTCCAATAGAACGGCCCTATTTTGACCGGACCCCACCTCATTGGTGATTATGGAGGTTGCGCCGGTTTCCCGAAGGCTTTTGAACAATTCCAAGATGGCCCACCTCCTTTGAACCGGATCCGGATATTGGATCGTCAAAGCCACTAGGGGGTCTACGGAGATCCTCTTGGCCTTGGCGGAAAGGGCCTTGGCCTTCATAACTAGCTTCCCCTCCCTATAGGGCTCCTCTAAATCCCATCCGTAATATTCCGCGTATTCGAATATCCTCTCCCTTGGCTCATCCAAGCTCACATATAGACCATTTTCT containing:
- a CDS encoding ATPase domain-containing protein, producing the protein MAKEVPRTRTGIEGLDSMLGGGIPSGRIVIVSGGPGAGKTTLAIQFLVNGIQRYGENGLYVSLDEPRERIFEYAEYYGWDLEEPYREGKLVMKAKALSAKAKRISVDPLVALTIQYPDPVQRRWAILELFKSLRETGATSIITNEVGSGQNRAVLLEEYLADGVIILRSSQVDRWRVRTIEIEKMRGTMIDEQMRPYIINEKGLSVISEKDIFTFAAGLLMKK